The sequence TTTAATTTGAGAACATCTtagagacaaagaaaatatatattttaatctataCAGTTGCAAACAATATTGCCAACCCAGTGTATAGACTAAATGGGATCtcagtgtaatataaatatatatttctattacaGACACACCTGTAGGTGACCTTGTCATCACGTAAATGTCAGTTGCACTTTAAATTCTATTAAGTATCCGCTACATAAACTTCGCTATTGTAAAAGTTCTGATTTTCTTAATTTCCTTATATAGTTGGTGAACACATAGGGAAGTGTGTAACCAACTTGAGCGGTGCCATTAAAGATGATGCAGTAACCATCCTTTTGAAACAAACTGACTAATCAAAATAGGGGTGGAGGGATAAAGGAGTTTGTTGTCCCTTTACAGCAGCAATTGACACGGAGTTACTTCCTTTTATATAAAGTGAAGATTTTGAGTTGAGAAGGCAGAAGCAGTCTTACACATGAATTAATTGGTATCTAGTCACAGACActgcacaccaaaaaaaaaacccataaaaaaaaaaacaaaaaaaactttaaagtgTGCACAAATCTTAGTGATGTAGTACAgccagaccaaaaaaaaaataaaaaaatgtataaacccACTTTGATACTAGTTGTCTTTGAAGATCCAGTTTATGATTATGTCAAATTGcacttcttttaaaaaatgtattaaacttcTTAATAAAActtaatgtttgtgttttttttttttttttttaatggatacaAAGTTTACTTTGTCtaactgagcagccatgttgggtctaAATGTCACCTGACCAACTACCTAACTTGCGTGCTGCTGCAGCTTCAGACAGAACAATCGTCAGAACAggtaagttaggttgagcagcagctGATCACATGAAAGTAGAGTCTGTCCTACCATGGCtgcttagacacacacacacaaaaaaaaaaaaaaaaaaaacttactaagGTCAGTCTAAAACCCTCCATACTAAATAACAGTGTAATTTAATAAAGTGAAAAGtggcaggaattcaaagtgaattttaaaattttagATCAAAAAAGTACGAACTGAAAGTATTTCCAATTcagcaatttgttttttttcttttaaattcactttgaattactaaCAACCCTCACTTCTCAATCGTGCTGGGAATAAATTCAGTTAAggtctcaaaaaaaataaatgggaaaTAAATTTAAATCAAGAAAAATGGCCTGCTCTGTGTTTGAATCGGACACCTGAGCAAAAAGTTAAGCACATGAAGATTATCACAGTCAAACCAGTAATTCTTTACATATTCACTTTTTAactcaacattttaaaaattgcATCCTCGTTATGAtgtggaaagaaaaataaataaatatatctttcCTTTTAGCCTCTTGACTgactgattaaaggaacactatagggtcaggaacacaaacatattcctgaccctTATAACCACCGTCTAGtccccataaatatagtaaaatcttacttgctcgctctgcccctgatctgcctgcttggccgacattatcagaagtgattctctgagccaatcacaatgctttcctatacaattggctgagactgtcaaggaggcagatgagGTTTAATTTGTAAATGTTTTCTGAAAAGATCAGTTTATAAGAAAGCGACTGGTGATCAAATACATATGCAATTAATCTGATATATGGGAATTCATTCAAAGATTTTGACTTAAGATCAGGTCcgatacatctaaaaaaacaaaacaaaaaaaaaaaagaaagcgcaGACAAAATAATTTAAGAATGTTCATCTCTGACTGATAATAAATTAGTCATAACAAGTAACACACATTACAGaacaaatgtatttacatcatatTGACCTAATTGTGACATCCCCTGTAGCATACTCTTTCTTTAAAGTTTACAGCTGTGCTTGGAGTTATCACATTAaaaatgtatctaagtgtagcaGATGAACtcagtggcaaaaaaaaaaaaaaaaaaaaaaaaaaaaaaaaaattacaaaatacataGCGGAAACAAAACAAATTTCGAACTGGAATCTTTCAAATCAGGCAATGggtgagaaaaaaagaaaaaggatggaacaaaaaaaccaaaaaaacccaaaaggaaaacaaatttaaaattaactaACTCAAAATGGCGTCTAGTTCTACCCAAGGATTAAAAATGGGAATACAATAAATGTATAACCGATTCAATTGAGGGCTGCTACAAGTAATGAGGTAAAATTGAAGACTTTTCACTATGCAGCCTTCAGggtaatggcttttttttttctctacagagTTCCAGTTTGCACGCCACAGTGATTTCGCTAGCAAAGCATTTAGCATTCTCTTCCAGGAACTGctaatatatacactgtatactgcgtcagcaaaaaatatatatatttatataaatataaatgaaaagttCATCCCACCCCAATTTGTTAGTGTttagttcttcttttcttccatttGTACGTTTAGCCCCACCCACAGACTGCGCTGAAGGAACAGACATTGTATAGAagtaggttttgttttttgttcgctTTTAGGATTGGGACATTCCCTTTCAAATTCAAAAAGCACCGTTATAGCCACTTACAGCCATCCTGTCCATCAGTACCTTAGTAAAATTGGCATTGTGATGTATTGTGGATCCGCCCATCTCTAGATGGATCAAAGCACATTAAGCTGACGAACAGGAGCAGATCTAAAATTGCTCAAAACCAAATATTGAACGGTTGGGCATCACAGCGTTAGACAAGCTTTGATCTTGTGGCTCCTTTGTGCAACTAATTCATCATGGTGCCAAGTCCCCTCCCATACGTCCTCCATTTCCCCTTAAAAGTGAGGCCAGCCTCACTTGGCCTTGAAATGCTTCTGGATTATATGCAACGTTCATAAATACTCTTGTCTTTGTTTCTCTCTCTTCAACTCCCattgtaaaacaataaaaacaggaATCAGGTACAGTAATAAAGGTCGATTTGTTTGTCAGTGTAAAGCGTTCATGAGTCCCCGTCACAGTGCAGACCTGACTGCATGTATATGCTCAGGAGATAAGTTAATGATAGTTGTATTTGGTTACAGAAAGAAAGTCTCCATTTGATCCAAAGTGCATAGTGAGAACAAGTCAATGTCTTTCATCTTCTCTTATCCTTTTGAGACAGGCAAACTTTCTCCTGAGAAGATAATGTCCTCAGGGGGTCTTTAAAATACCCCAGCTCCCCACCCACCCTCAAAAAGAAATTATACTATCCATTCCAATAAAAAGTCAGCTGGATGACCTTTACATCAGCCAGGTAAACATACTTTGCCTGCAAATAATAGTCCCACTATCGTAAAGAAAATGGATAAGACAAAGAGTACATAGGATGACCCAACTACCGTGTTGTTGGGCAATTTGTATGGTTGTCCACCAACTTCACTGATGTAAAATCCTATAGGGAATATTAATGCTGCCATACAGAAAAGGATCACTGtggaatgaaaaagaaaataggtTCAGTTAAAACAAtggcatacatgcacacaaacagaaCCCAGCAGGTTTACTAATGTGAATGTGTATAAAGATATATGTTAAATTAAGCATTTTAAATCATGCAATTTAACAGACTATCAGCTACAAAATATCAGAGCAACAAGGTCAGATTCAGGCTCAACCTACCAACTGTACTGGTAAAATACATGCCCAATTATAGATCATGTTTTGTTATTCCAAATATGGATGCCACAATGATTATAGTCTGTGAAGTTAACAGTTTATATTTAGCAGAGTAGGAATAAAACAttcttcctctttttttcccccacaactCTGCCTAAAGTTTTTGATTTTGTTTGCAATTTACCGTTTATTGGATAAATGCTAAACAGAGAATCTGCAATATTTTGATAGGCTGTAGAACGccttcaaaaacaaacaaaaccaaaacaaactgCTATAGGCTGCATGGATTGAAGTACCTTCTCAAGGACAGAGACCGGTAATGTGGATATTAATagcatataaaaattaaaattaaaacaacccccccctcctccccccccccccacaaagctAAATCACAATttttaatgataaaataaatagatCTTTATGATTTTTGTATATCTGTAAAGGTGTACACTTACTGCCAGTGAATGCTATCCAGCGGGCATATTTTGTAGCTTCCCTTCTCCAGTGAGATGCCACTAGTAAACCACATGTAACAGTCAATGATATGATTCCCATTATGATGAAAAACAATGTGGTTACCCACTCTGGAGGGAGCCGTGGAGGGATACAGGTTCTGTCACGTCCATGAATGGTCTGACATTGTCTGACGAGGCCAACTGTGAGAGCACCTGGAAGCAAGAGACAGCGTTAGCACTTGTAGTTTTACAAATGGTATACTATACAGAAGAAGCAGTTAATTAGATAACAGATTTTTGAGCACacctaatgagagaggaaaataaAGTCTTAAATGAATGGTAGAGCGAGTAACCCAATC is a genomic window of Pelobates fuscus isolate aPelFus1 chromosome 8, aPelFus1.pri, whole genome shotgun sequence containing:
- the MOSMO gene encoding modulator of smoothened protein, with amino-acid sequence MDKLTIISGCLFLAADIFAIASIANPDWINTGESAGALTVGLVRQCQTIHGRDRTCIPPRLPPEWVTTLFFIIMGIISLTVTCGLLVASHWRREATKYARWIAFTGMILFCMAALIFPIGFYISEVGGQPYKLPNNTVVGSSYVLFVLSIFFTIVGLLFAGKVCLPG